From the Butyrivibrio fibrisolvens genome, one window contains:
- a CDS encoding Rgg/GadR/MutR family transcriptional regulator: MKSLSEIGRTFRELRINNHISLKQASDENVSMSQLSRFERGQADLSISKFISALKNIQTEPGEFFSALNGHQKSETIEFMSKLSKLEYERDIEGFRSLYKEQKEKYSSNPSVYQYHLNMILAQSFICKCDRSIPFPKEYEREIADYLFVTDEWNIYELILIGNIYMFIDIPLLHKMGTEVLTKVTKTGANKNLATIVLLNIFETCVYRNSKDAATYYKDNIPALISDETKLYERNLYHFLLGMYTYKWEDKTRGKEIMEEAIKIYDYLGCINLAQNYRKDMTDYI, encoded by the coding sequence ATGAAAAGTCTTTCAGAAATAGGAAGAACCTTTCGTGAACTAAGAATCAATAATCACATAAGCCTTAAACAGGCCTCAGATGAAAACGTGTCCATGTCACAACTGTCTCGTTTTGAAAGAGGGCAGGCAGATCTGTCTATATCAAAATTTATATCGGCCCTTAAAAATATACAGACAGAACCCGGTGAATTCTTCAGCGCTCTTAACGGCCATCAAAAGTCAGAAACAATCGAATTCATGTCCAAATTATCAAAACTTGAGTATGAAAGAGATATAGAAGGATTCAGAAGTTTATATAAAGAACAAAAAGAGAAATATAGCAGCAATCCATCTGTATACCAATACCATTTAAATATGATCCTGGCTCAGAGCTTTATCTGTAAATGTGACAGAAGCATTCCTTTTCCAAAAGAATATGAACGTGAGATTGCAGACTACCTCTTCGTAACAGATGAATGGAATATCTATGAACTGATACTGATCGGCAACATCTACATGTTCATAGACATCCCTCTTCTCCACAAGATGGGCACAGAAGTTTTAACCAAAGTCACAAAAACAGGCGCCAACAAAAACCTCGCAACTATAGTGCTATTAAACATCTTCGAAACCTGTGTCTATAGAAACAGCAAAGACGCCGCCACCTACTATAAAGACAACATACCCGCTCTAATCTCCGATGAAACCAAACTATATGAGCGAAACCTCTACCACTTCTTACTAGGCATGTATACATACAAATGGGAAGATAAAACCAGAGGCAAAGAAATCATGGAAGAAGCAATCAAAATCTACGACTACCTAGGCTGCATCAACCTAGCCCAAAACTATCGCAAGGATATGACCGACTATATTTGA
- a CDS encoding sialidase, whose product MIKKRYLLFIGLVALIGIAVGCGKSKVKIKDFHTDIFGDNVYIFSPEDDMSKVQETLDKIYEKQETAQFDNARYAIYFMPGSYEVSTSAGFYTQIAGLGMLPTDTKISAINTYARWLSDDPSNHNATCNFWRSIENVEITSDVVWAVSQATGMRRVQVDGNLTLHDEYGWASGGFLADSRIEGIVDSGSQQQWLSRNNSYKGWTGQNWNIVMAGDNASGVPDKTWPEAAYTVVDTTKVVREKPFLVYDDKDGFGVYVPDWKNDSASYGWEKDTNEGKVLPISDFYIAKEKTDNADTINKALSEGKSIIFTPGIYKLDKAINIKNSGTILLGMGLATLRSANGNECIVSDNADDLILAGLLVDAGISESDNLVHLGQKDGAKPSLLCDMYFRVGGIPSDRPCKTKACITIDLDNTVGDNLWVWRADHGDNVGWDRNTCENGIIINGDNVTMYALMVEHFNGYQTLWNGNGGTCIMYQSEVPYDVPDKKQWINPDGKRFGYASFKVSDDVTSFYAAGLGVYLYNRDNSIPMYCAMEVPDIEGVHVHNIITAYLNGFPGMKCVINEAGDSIISPSQTSKILDYENGQWR is encoded by the coding sequence ATGATAAAAAAGAGATACTTGTTATTTATAGGACTTGTGGCACTTATTGGGATTGCTGTTGGATGCGGAAAAAGTAAAGTTAAGATTAAAGATTTCCACACAGACATCTTTGGAGATAACGTTTATATTTTTTCTCCGGAAGATGATATGTCTAAAGTGCAGGAAACTCTTGATAAGATATATGAAAAGCAGGAGACAGCGCAGTTTGATAATGCGCGCTATGCCATATATTTTATGCCCGGATCCTATGAGGTATCTACAAGTGCAGGTTTCTATACTCAGATAGCAGGACTTGGCATGCTTCCTACAGATACTAAGATATCTGCTATCAATACTTATGCAAGGTGGCTTTCGGATGACCCTTCTAATCACAACGCAACTTGTAATTTCTGGCGAAGCATTGAGAATGTTGAGATCACGTCAGATGTAGTGTGGGCTGTGTCTCAGGCAACTGGTATGAGAAGAGTTCAGGTAGATGGGAACCTTACTCTTCATGATGAATACGGCTGGGCAAGCGGAGGATTTCTTGCAGATTCCAGGATTGAAGGGATAGTGGATTCCGGAAGTCAGCAGCAGTGGCTGTCTAGGAATAACAGCTATAAAGGATGGACAGGTCAGAACTGGAACATTGTAATGGCTGGTGACAATGCATCTGGAGTGCCGGATAAGACGTGGCCTGAAGCTGCTTATACCGTAGTAGATACTACAAAAGTGGTTAGAGAAAAGCCATTCCTTGTATATGATGACAAGGACGGCTTTGGAGTCTATGTGCCTGATTGGAAGAACGACAGCGCATCTTATGGCTGGGAGAAGGATACTAATGAGGGCAAGGTCCTTCCTATTAGTGATTTTTATATTGCAAAAGAAAAAACAGATAATGCAGATACCATAAACAAGGCTCTTTCTGAGGGCAAAAGTATTATTTTCACTCCTGGAATATATAAACTTGATAAGGCTATTAATATTAAAAACTCAGGGACTATCCTTCTTGGAATGGGCCTTGCAACGCTTAGATCCGCAAATGGAAACGAATGCATTGTATCGGATAATGCTGATGATCTGATACTTGCAGGACTTCTTGTAGATGCAGGTATAAGTGAATCTGATAACCTAGTTCATCTTGGCCAAAAAGATGGTGCCAAGCCGTCCCTTCTATGCGATATGTACTTTAGAGTCGGCGGTATTCCATCAGACAGACCTTGTAAGACTAAGGCATGCATCACTATAGATCTTGATAATACAGTGGGTGACAATCTATGGGTATGGAGAGCTGATCATGGTGACAATGTTGGCTGGGATCGTAATACCTGCGAGAACGGTATCATCATAAACGGCGACAATGTCACTATGTATGCTCTTATGGTGGAGCACTTTAACGGATATCAGACGCTGTGGAACGGTAACGGCGGAACCTGCATCATGTATCAAAGTGAGGTTCCTTATGATGTTCCTGACAAAAAGCAGTGGATTAATCCTGACGGGAAAAGATTCGGCTACGCGTCCTTCAAGGTTTCTGATGATGTTACATCCTTCTATGCGGCAGGTCTGGGTGTATATCTATACAATAGGGATAATTCTATTCCTATGTACTGTGCAATGGAGGTTCCGGATATAGAGGGAGTGCATGTACACAACATCATAACCGCTTATCTTAACGGATTCCCCGGTATGAAATGTGTTATTAATGAGGCCGGAGATTCTATCATCAGTCCCAGTCAGACATCCAAGATACTTGACTACGAAAACGGGCAGTGGAGATGA
- a CDS encoding MFS transporter, which translates to MEKGIKKNEALLWLGSWTSKFGNIVFDYANSISIVSFFAGKPIVLALYQSSETIIQIIFNLVGGVKADNGNRKRLVVITDLLAALICFVLSFLVDSGRMAMAIIAANALLALVYAFNSPTYKSLVREMIYKDRIGFFNSIAHAGSEIIGITGPILSVGLVAVIGTRGALLFDAMTFLVSALLECCLVRVTDALSKGKSSNNVFTDIIEGIKYLVSKKQIFFLVILSALVNFFLAGYNLLLPYTDVMYKGVFDNFYSKALAMEAAGGILGSIVISKAADRFKDNVYIMILFLSGTGIAMLAEPIIAPLQNMYLCLIPFAIFGISLTVFNIIFMSHVQVSVDENFLGRVFSIIFTVAVLFMPVGSFSFSAFVDAKSVGSFAIVGGGIVILSLMSIFILKAIERRNG; encoded by the coding sequence ATGGAAAAGGGAATAAAAAAGAATGAAGCACTTCTCTGGCTGGGCAGCTGGACTTCAAAATTTGGAAATATTGTATTTGACTATGCTAATAGTATAAGCATCGTAAGCTTTTTTGCCGGAAAGCCTATAGTACTGGCCTTATATCAAAGCTCAGAAACGATAATCCAGATCATATTCAATCTTGTGGGCGGAGTTAAGGCTGACAATGGCAATAGAAAAAGGCTTGTCGTAATAACGGATTTACTGGCGGCTCTTATATGCTTTGTCCTTAGCTTTTTGGTTGATTCCGGCAGGATGGCTATGGCTATAATAGCTGCCAATGCGCTTCTTGCCCTTGTATATGCCTTTAATTCACCAACTTATAAATCTCTTGTAAGGGAGATGATCTACAAAGATCGTATAGGCTTTTTTAATTCTATAGCTCATGCAGGAAGCGAGATCATAGGTATTACAGGCCCAATACTAAGTGTAGGGCTTGTAGCTGTTATAGGAACAAGGGGAGCTCTTTTGTTTGATGCTATGACATTTTTGGTATCAGCACTTCTTGAATGCTGTCTTGTAAGAGTTACGGATGCGCTGTCCAAAGGTAAGAGCAGTAATAATGTTTTTACAGATATAATCGAAGGAATAAAGTATCTTGTAAGCAAGAAGCAGATCTTCTTTTTGGTGATACTATCAGCTCTTGTTAATTTCTTCCTGGCAGGATACAATCTGCTACTGCCATATACGGATGTGATGTATAAGGGGGTCTTTGATAACTTCTATAGTAAAGCGCTTGCTATGGAAGCTGCCGGAGGGATACTTGGATCTATAGTTATCTCTAAAGCTGCTGACAGATTTAAGGATAATGTCTATATTATGATACTGTTTTTGTCAGGCACGGGTATTGCTATGCTGGCTGAACCAATAATAGCACCTTTACAGAATATGTATCTGTGCCTTATCCCTTTTGCGATATTTGGTATATCACTAACAGTTTTCAATATTATATTCATGTCACATGTTCAGGTATCAGTTGACGAGAACTTCCTTGGGAGGGTGTTCAGCATCATCTTCACTGTAGCAGTCTTGTTCATGCCTGTAGGATCATTTTCTTTTTCTGCTTTTGTAGATGCTAAGAGTGTGGGAAGCTTTGCAATAGTCGGAGGCGGCATAGTGATCTTATCACTTATGAGCATTTTCATATTGAAGGCTATCGAAAGAAGAAATGGATAA
- a CDS encoding SPFH domain-containing protein, translated as MTGIVIAIILIIIVILLASCFKIVPQSYEYVIENLGTYKCTWKAGIHFLVPFFERVAKRVNLKEQVCDFPPQPVITKDNVTMQIDSVVFFMITDPKLYTYRVENPIMAIETLTATTLRNIIGDMELDQTLTSRETINTQMRSLLDIATDPWGIKVTRVELKNINPPVAIRDAMEKQMKAERERREAILRAEGEKKSTVLVAEGKKESQILEAEAKKQATILAAEAQKEKEIREAEGRAQAIRAVQAANAEGIRMIKEAGADESVLTIKSLEAFEKAANGNATKIIIPSEIQGLAGLATSFKEIVKDDSKK; from the coding sequence ATGACAGGAATAGTAATCGCTATTATTTTAATCATCATCGTAATTCTTTTAGCATCATGCTTTAAGATCGTTCCACAGTCTTATGAATATGTAATTGAGAACCTTGGTACTTACAAATGTACCTGGAAGGCCGGAATTCATTTCCTTGTACCTTTCTTCGAAAGAGTTGCCAAGAGAGTCAACTTAAAAGAGCAGGTGTGTGACTTCCCACCTCAGCCCGTTATCACTAAGGATAATGTTACAATGCAGATCGACTCAGTAGTATTCTTCATGATCACAGATCCTAAGCTTTATACATATCGCGTAGAGAATCCGATCATGGCTATTGAGACTCTCACAGCTACAACACTTCGTAACATCATCGGTGATATGGAACTCGACCAGACACTTACAAGCCGTGAGACTATCAATACTCAGATGAGATCACTTCTTGATATTGCTACAGATCCTTGGGGCATCAAGGTTACAAGAGTAGAGCTTAAGAACATCAACCCTCCTGTTGCAATAAGAGATGCGATGGAGAAGCAGATGAAAGCAGAGCGTGAAAGACGTGAAGCTATCCTCCGTGCAGAAGGTGAGAAGAAGTCAACAGTCCTTGTAGCAGAAGGTAAGAAGGAATCACAGATCCTTGAAGCTGAAGCTAAGAAGCAGGCTACAATCCTTGCAGCTGAAGCTCAGAAGGAGAAAGAGATCCGCGAAGCAGAAGGTCGCGCTCAGGCTATCCGTGCCGTACAGGCTGCTAATGCAGAAGGTATCCGTATGATCAAAGAGGCAGGAGCTGACGAGTCAGTTCTTACTATCAAGTCTTTGGAGGCTTTTGAAAAGGCTGCCAACGGCAATGCTACCAAGATCATCATCCCTTCAGAAATCCAGGGTCTTGCAGGACTTGCAACCTCTTTCAAAGAGATCGTTAAGGATGATTCCAAGAAATGA
- a CDS encoding NfeD family protein has translation MEINMVVVWLVLLLVCIIVEAATASLVSIWFAFGCLVAAVMAQIGVPIFAQVVAFAIVSALIMAVIRPIAKEHFGNKTVETNAGSLVGKRARVTSDIDNQQGLGQVNVEGMDWSARSSFDEVKISAGQTVIIKAIDGVKLIVEKVNTN, from the coding sequence ATGGAGATAAATATGGTTGTTGTCTGGCTGGTACTGCTTCTTGTATGTATCATAGTTGAAGCGGCAACAGCATCTCTTGTCAGCATCTGGTTTGCCTTTGGGTGCCTTGTTGCAGCTGTTATGGCTCAGATAGGAGTTCCGATATTTGCTCAGGTAGTTGCTTTTGCAATCGTATCAGCTCTTATCATGGCAGTGATAAGACCTATCGCCAAAGAGCATTTTGGTAATAAGACGGTTGAGACCAATGCAGGAAGCCTTGTAGGCAAGCGTGCAAGAGTAACATCTGATATAGACAATCAGCAAGGATTAGGCCAGGTCAATGTTGAAGGTATGGACTGGTCTGCAAGATCATCTTTTGACGAAGTTAAGATATCCGCCGGACAAACTGTTATAATAAAAGCTATTGACGGTGTAAAACTTATAGTAGAAAAAGTAAACACAAATTAA
- a CDS encoding SH3 domain-containing protein: MGITAKAGGVGVASVIGASDEDDQDEIEKAQESAQAIQENAEKTDGAGTSYVAGYSSDLVMANVSKTLNVRTEPSDSAEKAGVLYKDCGGRILEQKDGWTKIESGDLVGWADDDYLLFGEDAKELASEVGSEVITVTTNALYVRSEATTSSDSLGVITKGDQLDIIEDLGNGWISVEYDDEEGYVQAKYVTTDFRLDAGETLAAIKLREEEAKKAEMTRQREAVQADGDEVKLLAALIQCEAGNQPYDGKVGVGAVVMNRVKSAAYPNTIYDVIYASGQFTPALNGKVAEVYNSGKISDSCMQAAQAAINGETTVGGATHFKRVGHHDGGYVIQDHVFW; encoded by the coding sequence TTGGGAATAACAGCAAAGGCCGGTGGGGTTGGTGTAGCTTCTGTGATTGGTGCATCCGATGAGGATGATCAGGATGAAATTGAAAAAGCGCAGGAATCAGCACAAGCTATTCAGGAGAACGCAGAGAAGACAGATGGTGCAGGTACATCATATGTCGCAGGGTACAGCTCAGATCTGGTCATGGCCAATGTCAGTAAGACACTAAATGTCAGAACCGAACCGAGCGATAGTGCGGAGAAAGCCGGAGTACTTTATAAGGACTGTGGCGGACGCATTCTGGAACAGAAGGACGGATGGACTAAAATAGAATCAGGTGATCTGGTAGGATGGGCAGATGATGATTATCTTCTCTTTGGAGAGGATGCTAAAGAGCTTGCTTCTGAAGTTGGAAGTGAAGTCATAACTGTAACTACCAATGCTCTTTATGTAAGAAGTGAGGCAACTACTTCTTCAGATTCTCTTGGAGTTATAACAAAGGGCGATCAGCTGGATATAATCGAAGATCTTGGAAATGGCTGGATCAGCGTTGAATACGACGATGAAGAAGGCTATGTACAGGCTAAATATGTAACTACGGATTTCAGACTTGATGCCGGAGAGACTCTTGCTGCTATCAAGCTTCGTGAAGAGGAAGCCAAGAAGGCCGAGATGACACGTCAGCGTGAAGCTGTACAGGCAGATGGCGATGAAGTTAAGCTCCTTGCTGCACTTATTCAGTGCGAAGCAGGCAACCAGCCATATGATGGCAAGGTAGGCGTCGGAGCAGTTGTTATGAACCGCGTCAAGAGTGCTGCATATCCTAATACAATATATGATGTTATCTACGCTTCAGGCCAGTTCACACCTGCCCTTAACGGCAAAGTGGCTGAGGTCTATAATAGCGGCAAGATAAGCGATAGCTGTATGCAGGCAGCGCAGGCTGCTATCAACGGTGAGACTACCGTAGGTGGAGCTACCCATTTTAAGCGTGTAGGTCACCACGACGGTGGTTACGTAATACAGGATCATGTATTCTGGTAA
- a CDS encoding serpin family protein, which produces MKKRIISSFLTILAISNLITGCSSPVVSMEDNKTQSTSNTTDITDANDQSKSSTTFNDTDLSNVPDITSDYDPSNVSADTTLAGSENFNTALIQYISENRLKDENFMISPTSFRAAMALAIAGADNDTKDELLHAMGFNDMEELVAWYTGVTGSIDNFNKLLEEDKAYYNDNREDFDDNSSEPDGAFELENSIWRNTTSASGELSQDYMNYVAKNFDATACNVSADEITDTVNNWIKDSTDGLIDSISDDLSLVDLVLINTLYLKTAWAESFNEGGSDDFTTIQGDIVKKDYIYQEDTYKYYEDSDCTFVVIPLNGGIDAVFILGDATDVMTKIPEASYEDVNVCIPKFETETTFSNDDLITFCQERGAYSAFGSDADFSLMSSEMNLYISDIIQKTKIEVDENGIKAAAATAVMMSETCAEPGEVINFIANQPFTYMILTDSETPELLFYGQLVK; this is translated from the coding sequence ATGAAAAAAAGAATAATATCATCATTCCTTACAATCCTGGCAATTTCAAATCTTATAACAGGATGTTCCAGCCCTGTTGTTTCGATGGAGGACAACAAGACTCAAAGCACTTCAAATACCACAGATATCACCGATGCCAATGATCAGTCTAAAAGCTCAACCACCTTCAATGATACCGATCTATCCAATGTTCCGGATATCACAAGTGACTATGACCCGTCAAATGTTTCAGCAGATACCACCTTAGCCGGTAGCGAAAACTTTAACACTGCGCTCATACAATACATAAGCGAAAACCGCCTAAAAGATGAGAACTTCATGATATCCCCAACTTCTTTTAGAGCCGCCATGGCACTAGCAATCGCGGGTGCTGATAACGATACCAAAGATGAACTGCTTCATGCTATGGGATTTAATGACATGGAAGAACTTGTAGCATGGTATACAGGTGTTACCGGATCTATTGACAACTTTAACAAGTTGTTAGAAGAGGACAAGGCATATTATAACGATAATAGAGAAGACTTCGATGATAACTCTTCAGAGCCTGATGGTGCATTCGAACTTGAGAATTCCATATGGCGTAACACCACAAGTGCAAGTGGTGAACTCTCACAAGATTATATGAACTATGTAGCCAAGAACTTTGATGCTACTGCGTGCAACGTATCTGCTGACGAGATCACTGATACCGTTAATAACTGGATCAAGGATAGCACAGACGGACTTATAGATTCCATCAGCGACGATCTGTCACTTGTAGATCTCGTACTGATCAATACCTTATATCTAAAAACAGCCTGGGCAGAAAGCTTTAATGAAGGGGGATCAGATGATTTTACAACTATTCAGGGAGATATAGTAAAAAAAGACTATATATATCAGGAAGATACATATAAATACTATGAGGATAGTGACTGTACATTCGTTGTAATACCTTTGAATGGCGGGATAGATGCAGTATTTATCCTAGGCGACGCTACAGATGTGATGACCAAAATACCTGAAGCATCCTATGAAGATGTCAATGTATGTATACCAAAATTTGAAACAGAAACAACATTTAGTAATGACGATCTTATAACATTTTGCCAGGAACGCGGCGCGTATTCTGCCTTTGGATCAGATGCTGACTTTTCTCTTATGAGCAGCGAGATGAACCTGTATATATCTGATATTATTCAGAAAACCAAAATAGAAGTTGATGAAAATGGCATCAAGGCAGCTGCTGCCACGGCCGTCATGATGAGCGAAACATGTGCAGAACCGGGAGAAGTAATAAATTTTATCGCTAATCAACCGTTTACATATATGATCCTCACTGACAGTGAAACTCCGGAACTCCTGTTCTATGGTCAGCTGGTAAAATAA
- the proC gene encoding pyrroline-5-carboxylate reductase — MVIGFIGLGNMAKAMIGGILKKDIVSCEDIIGSAATKKTCEKVSEKFGIQTRDSNRKVAKEADVIILAVKPQYFTQVIAEIMDDVDEDKLVISIAAGKTLKWIEGAFEKRVKLIRVMPNTPALVGEGCTAVCRNELVSDEELAFAMTIFESFGQASVVNENLMDVVGGVSGSSPAYAFMFIEAMADAAVEGGMPRKQAYQFAAQSLLGSAKMVLETGKHPGELKDMVCSPGGTTIAAVRVLEEKGFRGAVIDAIKACIDKTKQL, encoded by the coding sequence ATGGTTATAGGTTTTATCGGACTTGGAAATATGGCTAAGGCCATGATTGGTGGCATCTTAAAGAAGGATATCGTATCCTGTGAAGATATAATCGGTTCAGCTGCTACTAAGAAGACCTGCGAGAAAGTAAGCGAGAAATTCGGGATTCAGACAAGAGATTCCAATCGCAAGGTAGCAAAGGAAGCAGATGTTATAATCCTTGCGGTTAAGCCTCAGTACTTCACTCAGGTCATTGCTGAGATAATGGATGATGTTGATGAAGACAAGCTTGTGATATCTATTGCTGCAGGTAAGACTCTTAAATGGATCGAAGGCGCTTTTGAAAAGAGGGTCAAGCTTATCCGTGTTATGCCTAATACACCTGCCCTTGTAGGCGAAGGATGTACAGCGGTTTGTCGTAACGAGCTTGTATCTGATGAAGAGCTTGCATTTGCCATGACTATATTCGAAAGCTTCGGACAGGCAAGTGTTGTCAATGAGAATCTTATGGACGTAGTAGGTGGTGTCAGCGGATCAAGCCCTGCATATGCCTTCATGTTCATAGAAGCTATGGCCGATGCTGCCGTAGAAGGCGGAATGCCAAGGAAGCAGGCTTATCAGTTTGCTGCACAGTCCCTTCTTGGAAGTGCCAAGATGGTACTTGAGACCGGCAAGCACCCCGGAGAACTCAAAGATATGGTATGTTCACCCGGAGGTACTACGATAGCAGCAGTTAGAGTCCTTGAAGAGAAGGGATTCAGAGGAGCTGTGATCGATGCTATCAAGGCCTGCATAGATAAGACTAAGCAGTTATAA
- a CDS encoding TrmH family RNA methyltransferase — protein MISSPSNEKVKRIVAYNAKNRLRREDKVFIVEGIRMQVEIPAELILETYVSESFLDKASGSDKEYLMSLPNGYEVVTDQVFKKMSDTKAPQGILSLVKQLEYEDKDLFVSAKNRDGSSTGQAPMILILEGIQDPGNLGTIFRSAEGAGVTGIYMSSDCADVYNSKVVRSTMGAIFRQPFRYTDDLLGTINMLKDKGIVSYAAHLKGTKNYDELDFTKGTAFLIGNEGNGLSKEIADAADEYLLIPMLGQVESMNAATSAALLGFEAARQRRIG, from the coding sequence ATGATAAGCAGTCCATCTAATGAAAAAGTAAAAAGAATAGTAGCATATAATGCCAAGAATCGTCTTCGGAGAGAGGATAAAGTTTTTATTGTTGAAGGAATAAGGATGCAGGTGGAGATACCGGCGGAGCTTATTCTTGAGACATATGTGTCCGAATCTTTTTTGGATAAGGCATCGGGAAGTGATAAAGAATATTTGATGAGTCTTCCTAATGGATATGAAGTGGTGACGGATCAGGTGTTCAAGAAGATGTCTGATACCAAGGCACCGCAGGGGATTCTTTCTCTTGTCAAGCAGCTTGAATATGAAGATAAGGACCTCTTCGTTTCAGCCAAAAACAGAGATGGATCAAGTACAGGGCAGGCACCTATGATTCTGATTCTTGAAGGCATTCAGGATCCTGGAAACCTTGGCACGATCTTTAGAAGTGCTGAAGGAGCCGGCGTTACCGGTATCTATATGAGCAGCGACTGCGCTGATGTATACAACTCTAAAGTTGTAAGATCCACGATGGGAGCTATATTCCGTCAACCTTTCAGGTATACAGACGATCTTCTTGGAACTATAAATATGTTGAAAGATAAAGGCATCGTAAGCTATGCTGCTCATCTTAAGGGCACTAAAAACTACGACGAGCTTGACTTTACAAAAGGAACAGCATTTCTTATAGGTAATGAAGGTAATGGCCTTAGTAAAGAGATTGCAGATGCGGCAGATGAGTATCTGCTGATACCTATGCTGGGTCAGGTGGAGTCCATGAATGCGGCAACATCTGCAGCACTACTTGGATTTGAAGCAGCAAGGCAGAGACGAATTGGTTAA
- the pfkA gene encoding 6-phosphofructokinase, with the protein MAKEIKKIGVLTSGGDAPGMNAAIRAVVRKSIANGLQVVGIKKGYQGLLNEEFIDMDRHSVSDIIQRGGTVLGTARCMEFKTEEGQQKAVEICHQYGIDGVIVIGGDGSYRGAQKLSQHGINTIGIPGTIDLDISCTDYTIGFDTAINTAMQAIDKVRDTSSSHERCSIIEVMGRHAGYIALWCSIANGGDDILIPEKYDFNEQKVIDNIIDNRKRGKTHHIIINAEGIGHSTSMARRIEAATGIETRATILGYMQRGGSPTCKDRVYASMMGAYAADIMTQGKTNRVVGYRDGKFQDFDIEEALNMEKSIDEYMYQIARIL; encoded by the coding sequence ATGGCAAAAGAGATTAAGAAGATTGGCGTACTTACCAGCGGTGGTGATGCTCCGGGTATGAATGCTGCCATAAGAGCAGTAGTACGTAAATCAATCGCAAACGGACTTCAGGTGGTTGGAATCAAAAAAGGTTATCAGGGACTTCTTAATGAAGAGTTCATAGATATGGACCGTCATTCTGTTTCAGATATCATCCAGAGAGGTGGTACAGTCCTCGGAACTGCCAGATGTATGGAGTTTAAGACCGAGGAAGGTCAGCAGAAGGCAGTTGAGATCTGCCACCAGTATGGTATCGACGGTGTCATCGTAATAGGCGGTGACGGATCTTACAGAGGTGCTCAGAAGCTTTCACAGCACGGCATCAATACAATCGGTATACCGGGTACTATCGACCTGGATATCTCCTGTACAGATTATACTATCGGTTTCGATACAGCTATCAACACAGCTATGCAGGCTATCGATAAGGTTCGTGATACATCATCTTCACATGAGAGATGCTCTATCATCGAGGTTATGGGTCGTCACGCAGGTTATATCGCACTTTGGTGTTCTATCGCTAACGGCGGTGATGATATTCTCATTCCTGAGAAATATGACTTCAACGAGCAGAAGGTTATCGACAACATCATCGACAACCGTAAGAGAGGTAAGACTCACCACATCATCATCAATGCTGAGGGTATCGGACATTCAACATCTATGGCTCGTCGTATCGAGGCAGCTACAGGTATTGAGACAAGAGCTACTATCCTTGGTTACATGCAGCGTGGTGGTTCACCTACATGTAAGGACCGTGTATACGCTTCTATGATGGGTGCATACGCAGCAGATATCATGACTCAGGGCAAGACCAATAGAGTTGTCGGATATCGTGATGGTAAGTTCCAGGATTTCGATATCGAGGAAGCTCTTAACATGGAGAAGTCAATCGACGAGTACATGTATCAGATAGCAAGAATCCTCTAA